From Gigantopelta aegis isolate Gae_Host chromosome 11, Gae_host_genome, whole genome shotgun sequence, the proteins below share one genomic window:
- the LOC121385602 gene encoding deoxyribonuclease gamma-like encodes MIAIHASPSQAVKEINALLKVYDVTKKHWGLEDIIIAGDFNADGDYVGNSDWENISLRSDRRFVWLIDDNADTTVGSTDYSYDRFVVAGKKLKKAIVPGSTKVFKFDDEFQLTYEQAQSVSDHYPIELELSGEVNSKLQRYVDSDIAITVKQQSDVASVNRVRQIYRSGARRGYDCLVKKVKTSMLEVVASKYDVTDVVKSLRKFQRAFPQVLLDETIAVVSAYLRSDMFSKPPYIYGLMTKNRSSTFDVTVTCRLQQPLTCCVTVKKKIS; translated from the exons ATGATTGCCATTCACGCAAGCCCAAGCCAAGCTGTGAAGGAAATAAACGCCCTTCTGAAAGTCTATGACGTCACTAAGAAGCACTGGGGACTTGAG GACATCATCATTGCGGGGGATTTCAACGCCGACGGCGACTACGTCGGCAACAGCGACTGGGAGAACATCTCGCTGCGGAGTGATCGGCGCTTCGTCTGGCTTATCGACGACAACGCCGACACGACGGTCGGCAGCACCGACTACAGCTATGACAG aTTTGTCGTTGCTggtaaaaagctgaaaaaagcTATTGTGCCTGGAAGTACTAAAGTGTTTAAATTTGATGACGAGTTTCAACTGACATACGAACAG GCACAAAGTGTGAGCGACCACTACCCTATTGAACTGGAGCTGTCAGGGGAAG tgaACTCTAAATTACAGCGATACGTTGATTCCGATATCGCCATCACCGTGAAGCAACAGTCGGACGTAGCCAGCGTGAACCGGGTCCGACAGATCTACCGGTCAGGGGCCCGTAGGGGCTACGACTGCCTGGTCAAGAAGGTCAAGACGTCCATGCTAGAGGTTGTTGCGTCAAAGTATGACGTCACCGACGTCGTTAAATCCCTTCGGAAATTCCAGAGGGCTTTCCCGCAAGTGTTACTCGACGAAACGATCGCAGTTGTCTCCGCTTACCTCAGATCGGATATGTTTAGCAAGCCACCTTATATCTACGGGTTGATGACTAAAAATAGATCGTCCACGTTTGACGTCACGGTCACGTGTCGGCTGCAGCAGCCACTCACGTGCTGCGTTACTGTGAAGAAGAAAATTAGTTAA